One genomic region from Methanocella sp. encodes:
- a CDS encoding tRNA(Ile2) 2-agmatinylcytidine synthetase, which translates to MKLNPTQVKDKFGPMFSQRFLTMVDASKGVAEIVETCAVKGTIEWDAVNRCRAGGAIQYCEVEGTTMVMRARLGESPIKFGPTDVEYGGQGLESVALDGDKVHTRWAGCGGAGLGVAACLAQAPGVLYSIYPTEEDLKVGGARANRVELVTPLYEKVTIGIDDTDNKEGGATWVLALKASKLAAAIEGVQPLNLRLIQLFPKSPHKTTNCVSSAITFAARPGAVDKLVDNVVSTVKQETRSNKTGIAVYRGIGISPALNSFGWEVKKRLVSVETVEENVKGTGIEFVDLFPDREGRIGALAAIALSEERTDAAALYNDTALPLIKR; encoded by the coding sequence ATGAAACTCAACCCAACGCAGGTGAAGGATAAGTTCGGCCCGATGTTCTCGCAGCGCTTCCTGACCATGGTGGACGCCTCGAAGGGCGTCGCCGAGATCGTCGAGACGTGCGCCGTGAAGGGCACCATCGAGTGGGACGCCGTGAACCGGTGCCGCGCCGGCGGGGCCATCCAGTATTGCGAGGTCGAGGGCACGACCATGGTCATGAGGGCCCGGCTGGGCGAGAGCCCCATCAAGTTCGGCCCCACGGACGTGGAGTACGGCGGCCAGGGCCTGGAGTCCGTGGCCCTCGACGGCGATAAGGTCCACACCAGGTGGGCGGGCTGCGGCGGGGCTGGCCTTGGCGTGGCTGCGTGTCTGGCGCAGGCGCCGGGCGTGCTGTACTCTATATACCCGACGGAGGAGGACCTGAAGGTCGGGGGCGCCAGGGCAAATCGAGTGGAGCTTGTCACGCCGCTGTACGAGAAGGTCACCATAGGCATCGACGACACCGATAACAAGGAGGGCGGCGCCACCTGGGTGCTGGCGCTCAAGGCCAGCAAGCTCGCCGCGGCTATCGAGGGCGTACAGCCCCTGAATCTGCGGCTCATCCAGCTTTTCCCGAAGTCTCCCCACAAGACCACGAACTGCGTCTCCTCCGCCATCACCTTCGCCGCGCGGCCCGGGGCCGTGGATAAACTCGTCGACAACGTCGTCTCGACCGTTAAGCAGGAGACCCGCTCGAATAAGACGGGCATCGCCGTGTACCGGGGCATCGGCATATCGCCGGCGCTCAACTCCTTCGGATGGGAGGTCAAAAAGCGCCTCGTCTCCGTGGAAACGGTCGAGGAGAACGTGAAGGGCACGGGCATCGAGTTCGTCGACCTCTTCCCGGACCGGGAGGGCCGCATCGGCGCGCTCGCGGCGATCGCCCTGTCCGAGGAGAGGACGGACGCGGCGGCGCTGTACAACGACACTGCCCTTCCGTTAATAAAGAGATGA
- a CDS encoding sodium:calcium antiporter has protein sequence MDLIAFLLSFVVILGACEFFTNGVEWTGKRFNLSEGAVGSVLAAIGTALPETLIPLIAILMMGGEAGDEIGIGAILGAPFMLATLALFICGLSVLVFAKRRNTRTLHVNGQLIRRDLTFFLLAYSLAAIAAFVPTEYGIFKTVLGFTLIPLYIVYTIYTLKSGEAVGGVDLKGLYFDKVIKRCLPGRPDKDCPEPREPSTVLIVLQVLASLAAIILGADLFVNQISAIAAVIGINPLILSLVISPIATELPEKFNSMLWIRERKDTFAIGNITGAMVFQSCIPVTIGILLTGWHLNIANPAELLEALTIGIALLSGVILYIESSQKEIKMSGLMLGGLFYVIFFAAVLLSI, from the coding sequence ATGGATCTCATCGCATTCTTATTAAGCTTCGTCGTCATACTGGGCGCCTGCGAGTTCTTTACGAACGGCGTCGAGTGGACAGGCAAGCGATTCAACCTATCGGAGGGGGCTGTCGGCAGCGTGCTCGCAGCCATAGGCACGGCCCTGCCGGAGACGCTCATACCGCTGATCGCGATACTGATGATGGGCGGGGAGGCGGGCGACGAGATCGGCATCGGGGCCATCCTGGGCGCACCATTCATGCTGGCGACGCTGGCCCTATTCATCTGCGGCCTCTCCGTGCTGGTATTCGCCAAACGCCGGAACACCCGTACCCTGCATGTCAACGGCCAGCTCATCCGCCGCGACCTCACTTTCTTCCTGCTGGCCTATTCACTCGCCGCTATAGCGGCCTTCGTTCCCACCGAGTACGGTATTTTCAAGACTGTGCTGGGCTTCACGCTCATACCCCTTTACATCGTTTATACGATATACACTCTCAAGTCCGGGGAGGCAGTCGGAGGCGTGGACTTAAAGGGCCTTTACTTTGATAAAGTGATCAAGCGCTGCCTGCCGGGCAGGCCGGACAAGGACTGCCCGGAGCCCCGCGAGCCCTCGACCGTGCTCATCGTGCTGCAGGTACTCGCGTCGCTCGCGGCCATCATCCTTGGCGCCGACCTTTTCGTGAACCAGATCAGCGCCATAGCCGCGGTCATCGGCATAAACCCGCTTATCCTGTCGCTCGTCATCAGCCCCATCGCGACCGAATTGCCGGAAAAGTTCAACAGCATGCTGTGGATCCGTGAGCGCAAAGACACTTTCGCCATCGGGAACATCACCGGCGCCATGGTCTTCCAGAGCTGCATACCCGTGACGATCGGCATCCTGCTGACGGGCTGGCACCTGAACATCGCGAACCCGGCGGAGCTCCTGGAGGCGCTCACCATCGGCATCGCTCTTTTGTCCGGCGTTATACTATATATCGAGTCCAGCCAGAAGGAAATAAAGATGTCCGGGCTGATGCTCGGCGGGCTGTTCTACGTCATCTTCTTCGCCGCAGTATTGCTTAGTATCTAA
- a CDS encoding NAD+ synthase — protein sequence MKGLLLSRDELVKCENEIEESIVRVVETSKTSGAVVALSGGIDSALVAILAARVVDVYGLLLPDTTSNSPQDVEDAQGLARSLGIDYELIEIDPIVEAVYASRPRLGPKKCKLAYANVKPRVRMIMNYFASNLDGRIVLGTGNKTELLMGYFTKYGDGGVDILPIGGLYKTRVRQMAKHVGVPDDIIKKPPSAGLWKGQTDEGEMGITYEALDKILYGVFDLGLSYGEIQKETGVDEAAFAHIMERVRDNEHKRNMPPTTDIGAILGR from the coding sequence ATGAAGGGCCTTTTACTTTCCCGGGACGAGCTGGTGAAGTGTGAGAACGAGATCGAGGAATCCATAGTCCGGGTCGTCGAGACGAGCAAAACCAGCGGCGCCGTCGTGGCGCTGAGCGGCGGCATCGACTCGGCGCTCGTGGCGATACTGGCGGCGCGTGTCGTCGATGTCTACGGCCTGTTGCTGCCCGACACGACCTCCAACAGCCCGCAGGACGTGGAGGATGCGCAGGGCCTCGCCAGAAGCCTGGGCATCGACTACGAGCTCATCGAGATCGACCCGATCGTCGAGGCCGTTTACGCCTCCCGACCGAGGCTCGGGCCGAAGAAGTGCAAGCTAGCCTACGCCAATGTCAAGCCCCGGGTCCGAATGATCATGAACTATTTCGCCTCGAATCTGGACGGCCGCATCGTGCTGGGCACGGGCAACAAGACTGAACTGCTCATGGGCTACTTCACGAAGTACGGCGACGGCGGCGTGGATATATTGCCCATCGGCGGCCTGTATAAGACGCGTGTGCGGCAGATGGCGAAGCACGTGGGCGTGCCGGACGATATTATTAAAAAGCCGCCTTCTGCGGGCCTGTGGAAGGGCCAGACAGACGAGGGCGAGATGGGCATCACGTACGAGGCGCTGGATAAGATACTGTATGGCGTCTTCGACCTGGGCCTCTCCTATGGCGAGATACAAAAGGAGACAGGCGTGGACGAGGCCGCGTTCGCGCACATCATGGAACGGGTCCGGGATAACGAACATAAGCGCAACATGCCCCCGACCACTGACATAGGAGCTATACTCGGGCGCTAA
- a CDS encoding DMT family transporter, with translation MARPYPVLLAVLGAVLFGASAPLSKVLLGEVDPVLLAGLLYLGCGIGLLIFKLLLRASGAAGGVPLDRKDVPWLAGAVLAGGVAAPIALMLGLRSTPAATASLLLNFECVATTILAAFLFQEYIGKRIWLAVGLITLASAVLSFSGSQFGLSPGALAIILACVLWGVDNNLTRNISSKDPLSIGIVKGLVAGTFSLLLALALGARLPGLQAFAAAMLLGSLSYGLSIALFIMAMRSIGAARTSAWMGTAPFAGVVISFIIFRATPSTTFLIALPLMALGALLLFGEEHAHTHIHVHGTITHEHMHAHDDHDHGHEH, from the coding sequence TTGGCCCGACCCTACCCGGTATTGCTGGCAGTCCTGGGCGCAGTCCTTTTCGGGGCCAGCGCGCCGCTGTCAAAGGTCCTGCTAGGCGAAGTCGACCCTGTTCTCCTGGCCGGCTTATTATATCTTGGCTGCGGGATCGGGCTTCTGATCTTTAAGCTTCTGCTTCGTGCCTCGGGGGCGGCCGGCGGAGTGCCGCTTGACCGTAAGGATGTACCATGGCTTGCCGGGGCAGTGCTTGCCGGGGGCGTGGCCGCGCCTATCGCGCTGATGCTCGGGCTGCGGAGCACTCCGGCCGCGACGGCCTCGCTGCTGCTGAACTTCGAGTGCGTGGCGACGACGATCCTTGCCGCTTTCCTTTTTCAGGAGTATATCGGCAAGCGCATCTGGCTGGCCGTAGGCCTTATAACTCTGGCAAGCGCCGTGTTGTCCTTCTCAGGCTCACAGTTTGGCCTGTCCCCGGGCGCGCTGGCGATCATCCTGGCCTGCGTGCTCTGGGGCGTGGACAATAACCTGACCAGGAATATCTCGTCCAAAGACCCGCTCTCAATCGGCATCGTGAAGGGGCTCGTCGCAGGCACGTTCTCGCTTCTGCTGGCGCTCGCGCTCGGGGCCAGGCTACCGGGCCTGCAGGCGTTCGCCGCCGCGATGCTGCTGGGGAGCCTGAGTTACGGCTTGAGCATCGCATTATTTATCATGGCCATGCGGTCCATCGGGGCGGCGAGGACGAGCGCCTGGATGGGCACCGCGCCGTTCGCCGGGGTCGTCATATCCTTTATCATATTCCGGGCCACTCCCTCGACCACGTTCCTCATCGCGCTGCCCCTGATGGCGCTGGGCGCTTTATTGTTGTTCGGAGAAGAGCATGCCCACACCCACATCCACGTCCACGGGACCATAACGCATGAGCATATGCATGCCCATGATGACCATGACCACGGGCATGAACATTAA
- a CDS encoding DUF192 domain-containing protein produces MSLTAEGGRIVSADIEIADSFLSKLLGLMFRKSFAGALIFDMGRVTYDGIHMLFVRFPIDVVFLDPDRRIVDLKENVRPWVGTAFPKSRFMYAIELPAGTIAKVDLKAGEKLEW; encoded by the coding sequence ATGAGCCTCACCGCCGAAGGCGGCCGCATCGTTTCAGCCGACATCGAGATCGCCGATTCGTTCCTCTCGAAACTTCTCGGCCTGATGTTCCGGAAGAGCTTTGCCGGGGCGCTTATCTTCGACATGGGCCGCGTGACATACGACGGCATCCACATGCTCTTCGTCAGGTTCCCCATCGATGTGGTCTTCCTGGACCCCGACAGGCGGATCGTCGACCTGAAGGAGAACGTCCGGCCATGGGTGGGCACCGCTTTTCCCAAAAGCCGCTTCATGTACGCTATCGAGCTGCCCGCCGGGACTATCGCGAAAGTGGACCTTAAAGCGGGCGAAAAATTAGAATGGTAG
- the mtxX gene encoding methanogenesis marker protein Mmp4/MtxX, whose product MLWETITARAVANYARIAVGVGPQYAEKTVDAAEKAAERGLARVTLVSPQPLKTVLDTVVSDKPDEALINLLKDGKVDGVVRGSLGANSTLRSLKRIMGLPRVLRVSLLRTPSGRFFFFAPVGVDEGWTVPEKIELGEAGAALVRRFGVEPRIGVLSGGRTEDRGRSSRVDRTMDDAEAVAAALRSKGIDAKHAAILFEDAVNEYEYILAPDGVCGNLMFRSLCLVGCGEGYGAPLVGTDIVYVDTSRAGSGYDHAICLASAMVTKKPL is encoded by the coding sequence ATGCTCTGGGAGACGATCACGGCGCGGGCCGTGGCCAACTACGCCCGAATCGCCGTCGGCGTCGGCCCGCAGTACGCGGAGAAGACCGTCGACGCTGCGGAGAAGGCCGCCGAAAGGGGGCTCGCAAGAGTCACGCTCGTCAGCCCGCAGCCGCTAAAGACCGTGCTGGATACTGTGGTCTCCGATAAGCCCGACGAGGCGCTCATTAACCTGCTAAAGGACGGCAAGGTCGACGGGGTCGTCCGGGGCTCTCTGGGCGCCAACTCGACGCTGAGATCCCTCAAGCGCATCATGGGCCTCCCGCGAGTCCTCCGGGTGTCGCTGCTGCGCACGCCTTCGGGCCGGTTCTTCTTTTTTGCGCCGGTGGGCGTGGACGAAGGGTGGACGGTTCCGGAAAAAATAGAGCTGGGCGAGGCCGGCGCTGCGCTGGTGCGCAGGTTCGGCGTCGAGCCTCGCATCGGCGTTCTATCGGGCGGCCGCACGGAGGACCGCGGGCGCTCGTCCAGGGTCGATAGGACCATGGACGACGCCGAGGCCGTGGCCGCGGCGCTTAGGTCAAAGGGAATCGATGCGAAGCACGCGGCGATATTGTTCGAGGACGCTGTGAACGAGTACGAATACATCCTGGCGCCCGACGGCGTCTGCGGCAACCTCATGTTCCGGTCGCTGTGCCTGGTCGGCTGCGGCGAAGGCTATGGGGCCCCACTCGTCGGGACCGACATCGTCTATGTGGACACGTCCCGGGCGGGAAGCGGATACGACCATGCCATCTGCCTGGCCAGTGCCATGGTGACAAAAAAGCCTTTATAA